Sequence from the Kribbella aluminosa genome:
CTCCGGCAGCCGCTTCAGCTCCACGCCCGCGATCCCGAGCTCCTCCTCGAGCTCCCGTACGACGGCATCGAACGGGTCCTCGCCCGCCGCCACCACGCCGCCCGCGGCGAAGTCGTAGCGGCTCGGGTAGACGTCCTTGGTCGGCGTCCGCCGGTGCACGTAGATGTCACCGGCCGGATTTCGGACGAGTACGCCGGTCGCCGAGTGCCGCAGGTTGTCGCGACGCATGACGGACCGCGGCGCCGCCCCGATCACCTGGTTGCCGTCGTCCAGCAGCGCCACCAGTTCGTCCGTCGAGCCGTTCATCCGGGCAGTCTCACACGTAACCCTGTGGACACAGCAAACACTTTCGTCGCCGGTACCGCGTAGGCTCAAGTCCATGAGTGTTCGGCGGATCATGGGTACCGAGACCGAGTTCGGGATCTCGGTGCCGGGCCAGCCCGGGGCGAACCCGATGCTGACCTCGAGCCAGGTGGTGAACGGCTACGCCCAGACGCAGCCGCTCGCGCGCAAGACCCGGTGGGACTTCGACGAGGAGCACCCACTACGGGACGCGCGCGGCTTCGACCTCAGCCGGGAGGTGGCGGACTCCAGCCAGCTCACCGACGAGGAGACCGGCCTGGCGAACGTGATCCTCACCAACGGCGCCCGGCTGTACGTCGACCACGCCCACCCGGAGTACTCGGCGCCCGAGACGACGAACCCGCGGGACGCGGTGGTCTGGGACAAGGCCGGCGAGCTGGTGATCATGGAGGGCGCGCGGCAGGCCCGGCTGATCCCCGGTGCGCCGCAGCTGAACCTCTACAAGAACAACGTCGACAACAAGGGCGCGTCGTACGGTGCCCACGAGAACTACCTGATGCGCCGGTCCACGCCGTTCGCGTCGATCGTCCGTCACCTGACGCCGTTCTTCGTGAGCCGTCAGGTGGTCACCGGCGCCGGCCGGGTCGGGATCGGCCAGGACGGCGCCACGCACGGTTTCCAGATCAGCCAGCGCGCGGACTACTTCGAGGTCGAGGTCGGGCTGGAGACCACGCTGAAGCGGCCGATCATCAACACCCGCGACGAGCCGCACGCGAACCCGGACCGCTACCGCCGCCTGCACGTCATCATCGGCGACGCGAACCTGTCCGAGATCTCGTCGTACCTGAAGGTCGGCACCACGTCGCTGGTGCTGGCGATGATCGAGGACGGCTGGCTGACCGACGACCTCGGCGTCGACCGCCCGGTGACCGCCCTGCACGAGGTCAGCCACGACCCGACCTGCACGCACCTCCTGACCCTGAAGGACGGCCGCAAGATCACCGCCGTCCAGCTGCAGACGGAGTACCTGGAGCAGGCGCGGAAGTACGTCGAGGACAAGTACGGCGACGACGCCGACCGGCAGACCAAGGACGTGCTGCACCGCTGGGAGCAGCTCCTCGACCAGTTGGCGCTGGACCCGATGAAGTTGTCGGACCAGCTCGACTGGGTGGCGAAGTACAAGCTGCTCCAGTCGTACCGCGACCGCGACGGGCTGGACTGGGACGACCCGAAGCTGCACCTGGTCGACCTGCAGTACGCCGACCTGCGCCCGGACAAGGGGCTCTATTACAAGTTGGTGAAGTCCGGGCGGATGCAGCGGATCGTCACCGACGAGGAGATCCGGATGGCGGTCGCGCACCCGCCGACCGACACCCGGGCGTACTTCCGCGGCCGCTGCATGCAGCAGTACGCGCCGCAGGTCGCGGCCGCCTCCTGGGACTCGGTGATCTTCGATCTGCCGGGCAAGGAATCGCTGCAGCGGATCCCGACGCTGGACCCGCTGCGCGGTACCAAGGCGCATGTCGGAGCACTTCTTGACCAATGCGACACCGCCAGTGACCTGGTTCGCACCATTACTGGGGGTGCGGCCGGGTAGGGTCGCTAGTGAAGGTCGATTTGGGCGGCCTTCCCAGCGGTTCTAGGAGGTGGCCAGATGGCGAAGGACGGCGGTCAGCAGCACAAGCAGCCGAAGCGTTCGTCGACCGAGGAAGAGGTCGAGCAGGTCGAGGCGTCCGAGGACGTCCAGGAGCGGAAAGAACGGCTCGACGAGGACGTCGACTCGATCCTGGACGAGATCGACGAGGTTCTCGAGGAGAACGCCGAGGAGTTCGTCCGCGGATTCGTGCAAAAGGGTGGGGAGTGAACCGCTCGATGACTTCTGATGCCTCCGGCCGGCTGCCGGAAGCCTTCCTGACCCCGGGTGGCTCGTCGTTCATGGACTTCCTGGCCGGGCACGCGCCCGACCTGTTGCCCGGACGGCGGTCGCTCGGGCAGGGCGACCTGTCCAGCGAAGTCCCGCACGGTACGACGATCGTCGCCGCCACCTTCCCGGGTGGTGTCGTGATGGCCGGCGACCGGCGGGCCACGATGGGCAACATCATCGCCCAGCGTGACATCGAGAAGGTGTTCCCGGCCGACGAGTACTCGGTGGTCGCCTTCGCCGGCTCGGCCGGTTTCGGGATCGAGATGGTCCGGTTGTTCCAGGTCGAGCTGGAGCACTACGAGAAGCTCGAGGGCGCCACGCTGAGCCTGGACGGCAAGGCGAACCGGCTGAGCGCGCTGATCCGCGGCAACCTGCCGATGGCGATGCAGGGCCTCACCGTGGTGCCGCTGTTCGCCGGGTACGACGTGGACCTCGAGGGCGGCCGGATCTTCTCCTACGACCCGACCGGCGGGCGGTACGAGGAGACCCACTTCTACAGCGTCGGCTCGGGCTCGCTGTTCGCCCGCGGCGCGCTGAAGAAGCTGTACCGCGCGGACCTGTCCGAGACCGACTGCGTGACGGTGACGATCCAGTCCCTGATCGACGCGGCCGACGACGACTCGGCGACCGGCGGACCGGACATGCTACGGCGGATCTTCCCGGTGGTCGGTGTGGTCACCGCGGCCGGTTACCGGCGGCTGCCCGAGGACGAGGTGGCGGCGCTCGTCGACGCCGTCTGGCACCAGCGGCACGAGCGCCCCGACGGCCCGGCCACGGCGTCCCTCACCTGACACCTGCCCTTCGACTGATTAGAGGACGACACCTTCGATGAGCGTTCCGTTCTACGTCTCGCCCGAGCAGCTGATGCGGGACCGGGCCGATTTCGCCCGGAAGGGCATCGCCAAGGGCCGCAGCGCGATCGCGCTGCAATATGCCGACGGCATCCTGTTCGTCGCGGAGAACCGCTCGCCCGCGCTGCACAAGGTGGCCGAGATCTACGACCGGATGGCCTTCGCCGCCGTCGGCCGGTACAACGAGTTCGAGAACCTGCGGATTGCCGGCGTCCGGCTGGCCGACATGCGCGGGTACTCGTACGACCGGCGTGATGTCACCGGGCGCGCGCTCGCGAACGCGTACGCGCAGACCCTCGGTGCGATCTTCTCCTCCGGCGGTGAGAAGCCGCTCGAGGTGGAGATCCTGGTCGCCGAGGTCGGCGCGAATGTGAGCGACGACCAGATCTACCGGCTCACGTACGACGGCTCGATCGCCGACGTCCAGGGGTACGCCGTGATGGGCGGCCCGGCCGACACGGTCGCGGAGTACATCGGCGAGCATTTCCAGGAGGGCATCTCGCTGGCCGGTGCGCTCCGGCTCGCGGTCGACGCCCTCGGCCACGACGGCACCGAGGTCCGGCAGCTGACCCCGGACCAGCTCGAGGTCGCGGTCCTGGACCGGACCCGGTCACAGGTGCGCAAGTTCAAGCGAATCTCCGAGCAGACGCTCGAACGCATTCTGTCGGAGTCCCACCCGGCAACCGACGACGAGGGCTCCGACGGCGGAGGCTCCGACGACGAGGGCTCCGACGGCGGAGGCTCCGACGACGAGGGCTCCGACGGCGGAGGCTCCGACGACGCGGGCTCTGGCGGCGGGAGCGGCGCGGACGGCGCGGCCACGGCCGGGGAGTCTTCGGCGAAGACCGAGGACGCCGGGTCCACCGAGACTCCGGTTGCTCCGCCTTCCGACGATGGCGACGTACCGGTCGCCCCGCCAGAAGACCCCGACGGCAACCGTCCGCTGTGACGGACCGGATCGAGGACTCAGCTGCCACCGAAAACGTGGCGGCTGAGTCGTCTGTGGGGTCGTCCGCGGGGTCGTCCGCATCGAGCGCGGCGCAGGCTGGGGGCGCGGCGTCCAGCCGCGCGTCGGGGGTGGCGTCGATCGACCCGGCGTCCGGTCGCGCGTCGGCGGCGGTGCCGGCGGATCCGGCGCCGTGGGAGTTGTTGGGGGAGGAGCTGGGGTTCGAGCGGTTCCTGTCCGTCCGGCTGCGGCGGTACCGGATGCCCGACGGGCGCGAGGTCGAGTGGGACGTGTTCGGCCGCGAGGCCGGGATCAACGCCGGCGTGACGGTGCTGCCGTTGACGCCGGAGGGGCGGATCGTGACGATCCGGATGTTCCGGGCCGGACCGGACAGCGTGGTCACGAACCTTCCCGGCGGTCTCGTCGAGCCTGGCGAGGACGTCGCCGTGGCGGGCGCGCGGGAGCTCGAGGAAGAGACCGGCTACACCTGCGAGACACTCGACGTGGTCGGCTGGCAGTGGTCCGGCGCGTCCTCGACGTTCCGCAAGTACGTCGCAATTGCCCGCGGCTGCCGCCCCGACGGCAAGCAGCAGCTGGACGAGGCCGAGGACTGCGTACCGGTCGAGCTGACCGTCGACGCCTTCCGCGCGGAGCTCCGCAACCCCGGCGCGATGACCGGCATCGACGCCGCCTACCTGGCCCTGGACCACGCCGGCCTCCTCTGACGATCGGGTTGCCCCCTCACGTGGAGGGTTGCCCCCTCACGTGGAGGGTTGCCCCCTCACGTGGAGGGTTGCCCCCTCACGTGGAGGGTTGCCCCCTCACGTGGAGGGTTGCCCCCTCACGTGGAGGGTTGCCCATTCACGTGGAGGGTTGCCCAGTGAAAATCTGAATGGGCAACCCTCCAGCTGAGTGGGTATGTGCGCGGGGCGCGCGGCGGCGGGCTGGCGAACCCTCGCCGTTCGACGAGCGGGCCGCCCTCGGCAGCAACTCGGCGGACGTGCGGTCCCTGCCTGCGCCGAGGTCCTCCGCCGCGCGCAGGGCTGCGGTTGACGGAAGGGCTTGCCGGGACGGGATCACGAAGCCTCCACTGGCCCGCCGGATACGGTCCAGCAACGCGCCGTGCCCATGGGTGGAGACAGGAAACCGTGCGAGGAGACCTGCAATGCCAGGTCCGCAGGCACCGTTCCTTGTGTCCGGTCCCGACCGCCGACCCCCGACCGCAGACCCCCGACCCCCGATCGCCGACCCCCGACCGGCTGTGGCGGAGGCCCTCGGAGTCGGGCTGTCGCGGGACCTCTGACGGGATATCCTGGAGCCGGACCGCGACTGGCGTTGAGGTGGACGAACCACCGGGGAACGGTCTGCCATCCGGCTTCGCCGCGCGCCTGGGCACCTTCGAACTCTGAGGAGTGCGCGCATGAGTGCTGAGCTGATGATCGGTACCGACCTCGCCGCCGGCATGGTGGCCACGGCGGCGGAGCGGGCGAGTGCCCTGCAGGAGAAGTACGGCGTGCAGCCGTGTCTGGCGACCGTGCTGGTGGGTGACGACCCGGCGTCGGCGACGTACGTGCGGATGAAGCAGAACCGGTCGAAGAAGGCCGGCATCGCGTCCCGGAGCGTCGTCCTGCCGGCCTCGACGACCACGGAAGAGCTGGTCGCGGAGATCACGAAGCTGTCCGAGGACCCGTCGGTACACGGGATCCTGCTGCAGCACCCGGTGCCGGCGCAGATCGACGAGCGGGCCGCGTTCGAGGCGATCGACCCGGCCAAGGACGTGGACGGCGTCACGATGCGGTCGTTCGCGGCGACGGCGTTCGACAGCCCCGGATTCCGCTCGGCCACGCCCGGTGGGATCCTGCGGTTGCTGGCGGCGTACGACGTACCGCTGGAGGGTGCGCATGCGGTGGTGATCGGCCGCAGCCCGATCCTCGGGAAGCCGGCCGGCATGTTGCTGCTGGCATCGAACGCGACCGTCACCTACGCGCACTCCCGGACCCGGGATCTCAAGGATCTGGTGCGGACCGCCGACGTGGTGATCGCCGCGGTCGGCAAGCCGAACTTCGTTCGCGGCGACTGGCTGAAGCCGGGCGCGGTGGTCGTCGACGCCGGGTACAACGAGGGCAACGTCGGCGACGTGCACTTCGCCGAGGCGGTCGAGGTCGCACGGCTGATCACGCCGGTCCCGGGCGGTGTCGGCCCGATGACGCTCGCGCTGCTGCTGGAGCAGACTGTCGACGCCGCTGAGACGGCTGTCCACTCTCTGACTGCTCTGAACTAGGGTTGGGGGAGACGAACTAGGAGGAGAGACGTGGCGGTACGCGCGATCCGGGGCGCCACCCAGCTGGACGTGGACGAGCGCGAGCACCTGCTCGAGCGGTCCGCGGAGCTGGTGAAGGCGGTCCTGGAGGCGAACGATCTGGAGAACGAGGATCTGATCAGCATCCTGTTCACCGTCACGTCGGACCTCCGATCGGAGTTTCCGGCGGTCGCCGGCCGGCAGATCGGGCTGACCGACGTACCGCTGATGTGCATGCAGGAGATCCCGGTGCCGCACGCACTGCCGCGCGTCGTCCGGCTGATGCTGCACACCGAGACGCCGCGCTCGCGGGACAAGATCCAGCACGTGTACCTGCACGGCGCGGTAGCTCTCCGCCCGGACCTGACCGGCGCCCAGTGAGTGGACTGACAGGCCCGGTCCGGATCGTGGGGACCGGGTTGATCGGGACGTCGATCGGGCTGGCGCTGGCCCGGCTGGGCGTGGTCGTGGAGCTCGTCGACGGGAACCCGGACAACGCGCTGATGGCCGAGCGGATCGGGGCCGGTTCGCGGCTGGTGCAGATCGAGCCGCAGCTCGTCGTGGTCGCCGTACCGCCGGACCACGTCGGAGCCGTCGTCGCCGAGCAGCTTGCGCAAACCAGCGCTGTGGTGACGGACGCGGCGAGCGTGAAGAGCAAGCCGCTCGCGGACGCGCGCAGCCTGGTGCAGGACGTCAGCCGGTACGTCGGAAGCCACCCGATGGCCGGCTCCGAACGCAACGGCCCGCTGGCCGCGCGCGCCGACCTGTTCGACGGTGCGACCTGGGCGATCACCCCGCACGACACCAGCGATCCGGAGGCCGTCGATCTGGTACGGCGGCTCGCCGAGGCCTGTGGTGCCCGGACGGTCGAGATGTCCGTCGCGGACCACGACCTCGGTGTCGCGCGCGTCTCGCACCTGCCGCACCTGATGTCCGCGCTCGCGGCCGGGACGCTGGCCGACGCCCCGTCCTCGCACCTCGAACTGTCCGGCCAGGGCGTCCGCGACGTCACCCGGATCGCGGCCGGCGACCCGAGACTGTGGACCCAGATCGTGTCCGCGAACTCGACCGCTCTGACCGGCCTGCTGGAGCAGATCCGCGGCGAGCTCGACCGGCTGCTCGTTGCCCTTGGCAAGGAAGAGGCCGGTGAGGAGCTGACCGCGATCCTCGGCCAGGGGGTGTCCGGCGCGATCCGGGTGCCGGGCAAGCACGGCGCCCCGCACATCGACCTGGTGACGGTCCTGGTCACGATCCCGGACCGCCCCGGCCAGCTGGCGAAGCTGTTCGCCGACGCCGCCGAGTCCGGCGCCAACGTCGAGGACCTCCGCATCGACCACAGCCCCGGCCGCCCGGTCGGTGAAGTCGAACTCTCGGTCAAACCCGGCACCG
This genomic interval carries:
- a CDS encoding NUDIX hydrolase, translated to MNGSTDELVALLDDGNQVIGAAPRSVMRRDNLRHSATGVLVRNPAGDIYVHRRTPTKDVYPSRYDFAAGGVVAAGEDPFDAVVRELEEELGIAGVELKRLPEGDYADENTRYHAYLYTCVWDGPVRHQPEEVAWGAWMSPAELVTKFDEWAFMPDSVGLLGAYVRSLV
- the dop gene encoding depupylase/deamidase Dop, giving the protein MSVRRIMGTETEFGISVPGQPGANPMLTSSQVVNGYAQTQPLARKTRWDFDEEHPLRDARGFDLSREVADSSQLTDEETGLANVILTNGARLYVDHAHPEYSAPETTNPRDAVVWDKAGELVIMEGARQARLIPGAPQLNLYKNNVDNKGASYGAHENYLMRRSTPFASIVRHLTPFFVSRQVVTGAGRVGIGQDGATHGFQISQRADYFEVEVGLETTLKRPIINTRDEPHANPDRYRRLHVIIGDANLSEISSYLKVGTTSLVLAMIEDGWLTDDLGVDRPVTALHEVSHDPTCTHLLTLKDGRKITAVQLQTEYLEQARKYVEDKYGDDADRQTKDVLHRWEQLLDQLALDPMKLSDQLDWVAKYKLLQSYRDRDGLDWDDPKLHLVDLQYADLRPDKGLYYKLVKSGRMQRIVTDEEIRMAVAHPPTDTRAYFRGRCMQQYAPQVAAASWDSVIFDLPGKESLQRIPTLDPLRGTKAHVGALLDQCDTASDLVRTITGGAAG
- a CDS encoding ubiquitin-like protein Pup; the encoded protein is MAKDGGQQHKQPKRSSTEEEVEQVEASEDVQERKERLDEDVDSILDEIDEVLEENAEEFVRGFVQKGGE
- the prcB gene encoding proteasome subunit beta, whose product is MTSDASGRLPEAFLTPGGSSFMDFLAGHAPDLLPGRRSLGQGDLSSEVPHGTTIVAATFPGGVVMAGDRRATMGNIIAQRDIEKVFPADEYSVVAFAGSAGFGIEMVRLFQVELEHYEKLEGATLSLDGKANRLSALIRGNLPMAMQGLTVVPLFAGYDVDLEGGRIFSYDPTGGRYEETHFYSVGSGSLFARGALKKLYRADLSETDCVTVTIQSLIDAADDDSATGGPDMLRRIFPVVGVVTAAGYRRLPEDEVAALVDAVWHQRHERPDGPATASLT
- the prcA gene encoding proteasome subunit alpha codes for the protein MSVPFYVSPEQLMRDRADFARKGIAKGRSAIALQYADGILFVAENRSPALHKVAEIYDRMAFAAVGRYNEFENLRIAGVRLADMRGYSYDRRDVTGRALANAYAQTLGAIFSSGGEKPLEVEILVAEVGANVSDDQIYRLTYDGSIADVQGYAVMGGPADTVAEYIGEHFQEGISLAGALRLAVDALGHDGTEVRQLTPDQLEVAVLDRTRSQVRKFKRISEQTLERILSESHPATDDEGSDGGGSDDEGSDGGGSDDEGSDGGGSDDAGSGGGSGADGAATAGESSAKTEDAGSTETPVAPPSDDGDVPVAPPEDPDGNRPL
- a CDS encoding NUDIX hydrolase; amino-acid sequence: MTDRIEDSAATENVAAESSVGSSAGSSASSAAQAGGAASSRASGVASIDPASGRASAAVPADPAPWELLGEELGFERFLSVRLRRYRMPDGREVEWDVFGREAGINAGVTVLPLTPEGRIVTIRMFRAGPDSVVTNLPGGLVEPGEDVAVAGARELEEETGYTCETLDVVGWQWSGASSTFRKYVAIARGCRPDGKQQLDEAEDCVPVELTVDAFRAELRNPGAMTGIDAAYLALDHAGLL
- a CDS encoding bifunctional 5,10-methylenetetrahydrofolate dehydrogenase/5,10-methenyltetrahydrofolate cyclohydrolase — protein: MSAELMIGTDLAAGMVATAAERASALQEKYGVQPCLATVLVGDDPASATYVRMKQNRSKKAGIASRSVVLPASTTTEELVAEITKLSEDPSVHGILLQHPVPAQIDERAAFEAIDPAKDVDGVTMRSFAATAFDSPGFRSATPGGILRLLAAYDVPLEGAHAVVIGRSPILGKPAGMLLLASNATVTYAHSRTRDLKDLVRTADVVIAAVGKPNFVRGDWLKPGAVVVDAGYNEGNVGDVHFAEAVEVARLITPVPGGVGPMTLALLLEQTVDAAETAVHSLTALN
- the aroH gene encoding chorismate mutase; its protein translation is MAVRAIRGATQLDVDEREHLLERSAELVKAVLEANDLENEDLISILFTVTSDLRSEFPAVAGRQIGLTDVPLMCMQEIPVPHALPRVVRLMLHTETPRSRDKIQHVYLHGAVALRPDLTGAQ
- a CDS encoding prephenate dehydrogenase; this encodes MSGLTGPVRIVGTGLIGTSIGLALARLGVVVELVDGNPDNALMAERIGAGSRLVQIEPQLVVVAVPPDHVGAVVAEQLAQTSAVVTDAASVKSKPLADARSLVQDVSRYVGSHPMAGSERNGPLAARADLFDGATWAITPHDTSDPEAVDLVRRLAEACGARTVEMSVADHDLGVARVSHLPHLMSALAAGTLADAPSSHLELSGQGVRDVTRIAAGDPRLWTQIVSANSTALTGLLEQIRGELDRLLVALGKEEAGEELTAILGQGVSGAIRVPGKHGAPHIDLVTVLVTIPDRPGQLAKLFADAAESGANVEDLRIDHSPGRPVGEVELSVKPGTVDQLVDVLTDRGWVVHT